CAAAGGAAGACAATTGTTGAATGGAAAACAGGCTGAGGGTCTGGTCAGGTTCAGAAAGGGAAATAATGGAACTTCAGGATATGAAGATGGGGATATAGGAAGAATAAAAGTACAGCAGGAATTTGTAAAAGCTCTTATAAAACAAAAACTTAAGTTCAAATATATATCCAAAGCTGATGAAATCTTTACAATCTTAAAAGAATATATGAAAACTAATATTGAACTATCCGATGTTAGATATTATCTTAAGGGTATTAAAAACTTTGACTATGAAAAAATAAGCTCCTACACCCTTCCTGGTGATTCTGTGTTCCAAAACAAGTTATGGTACTTTATATATGATAAAGAAAAAACTCAACAACTTATTAATGAGAATTTTTATCTGGAACATGTACAATCCATTCAATAAAATATACAAAATATCTGGTAAAAGGGAAAAACAAAAGTGCACTTAAAATATTAAATATTGTATGGGCATTGGCTACCAGGTGAGTACTGTCCTGACCGATAAAATTGGTAATGTACTCAACTAGCCTGGTGAAAGGTGAAATAAAAATAAGTGCAATGATAGAACCGATTATATTATAAATTGTGTGAGCCCATGCAGTCTGCCTGGCAGGAAGACTGGTGCCTATACTCGCAATTTGTGCGCTTATGCAGGTACCAATATTATCTCCCAGGGTAAGCCCAATAGCTCCTTCGAGTCCTATTATGCCTCCATTGAATAGCACTATGGTTAAACCTACAGTAGCACTGCTACTTTGAACAAGCATAGTAGCAATCATACCGACTATTAAACCTATATACGGATTACATCCATATTTACTGAAAATGTTAAAAATTACAGGATTTTTTTTCAATATAGGCACGCCTGAATGCAGTATGTTTATTCCAAGAAAAAGCAAGCCAAGACCGGTGATAGTTATGCCGATATTTCTTATATTCTTTTTCCTTGATATAGCTCTGATAACCAATCCTGTAATTAATACAGGCAGTGCATACTTTGTTAGATTAATGGACATAAGTTGTGCAGTTATTGTGGTTCCGATATTAGCGCCGTAAATTATTCCCATTGCCTGATAGAGGCTCATTAAGCCTGCATTTACAAGACTTACTGTAATAACGGTGACTGCAGCGCTGCTTTGAACCAAGGCCGTGATTATTGTACCGGCAATGAAGGAAGTAATGATGTTTCCGGTATATTTCTCCAGTATTTTTTTCAATAAGCCGGTATTAGCTCTTTCTAGGCCGCAAGTTATTTGATTCAATCCGAATATCAGGCAAATTGTTCCTGCAAAAAAATTATATAATATAATAAACAGGGTTTTCATCTACACCTCGCAATTAGTTGGATAATTGCATCTACATAAATAATAATTGCGAGGCTTGT
Above is a genomic segment from Clostridiaceae bacterium containing:
- a CDS encoding Na/Pi cotransporter family protein, with translation MKTLFIILYNFFAGTICLIFGLNQITCGLERANTGLLKKILEKYTGNIITSFIAGTIITALVQSSAAVTVITVSLVNAGLMSLYQAMGIIYGANIGTTITAQLMSINLTKYALPVLITGLVIRAISRKKNIRNIGITITGLGLLFLGINILHSGVPILKKNPVIFNIFSKYGCNPYIGLIVGMIATMLVQSSSATVGLTIVLFNGGIIGLEGAIGLTLGDNIGTCISAQIASIGTSLPARQTAWAHTIYNIIGSIIALIFISPFTRLVEYITNFIGQDSTHLVANAHTIFNILSALLFFPFTRYFVYFIEWIVHVPDKNSH